Part of the Sulfurimonas denitrificans DSM 1251 genome is shown below.
CTTTTTGTCTAGGAAAATAGTGAAATACATTGCAATAGATTTAGGGCTCAAGCGCATAGGGCTTGCATACTCCGCTCATAAAGATTTGGTAACCCCACTCAAAGCGGTAGAGAGAAAAAACAGAGACCAAGCAGCAAGAGATGTTAAAAAAACGCTTATAGAGTGGGAAGTTGATGCTGTTGTGGTTGGTATCCCACTTGGTGGCAGCAGTGAAGATGAGATGAGAAGAAGAGTCGCTCATTTTATGAATCTTGTTGCATTTGAGGGAGAGATATTTTATCAAGATGAGAGTAATTCATCTATTGAAGCAGAATCTATGATGCGAGGCGAGATAAAATATATAAGAGATGGTCGTATAGACTCTATCTCTGCTATGATAATTTTGCAGAGATACCTAAGACAAAAATGCTAACAAATCATCTAGCGATAGAGGTCTGCTATATAGATAGCCCTGTGTCATATCGCAATTTAGTCCATCTAGTATAAGCTTTTGCTCCTCATTTTCAACGCCCTCAGCTACTGTAGTTAGTTTAAA
Proteins encoded:
- the ruvX gene encoding Holliday junction resolvase RuvX — its product is MKYIAIDLGLKRIGLAYSAHKDLVTPLKAVERKNRDQAARDVKKTLIEWEVDAVVVGIPLGGSSEDEMRRRVAHFMNLVAFEGEIFYQDESNSSIEAESMMRGEIKYIRDGRIDSISAMIILQRYLRQKC